The Pseudooceanicola algae genome has a window encoding:
- a CDS encoding lysozyme inhibitor LprI family protein codes for MFKILARLIPISLLTCSISASASLAQPQNGWTVSRQDDLGLVTADAHVAGSSILSMRCLRPDSTASLAMTDHVTGPGEINLLLAADAREASVTADQTFALIVDDRRVLNLPMRHDGSSNILHATLLLSAPMFSSLQQGSELQIQSGIRGLGNRVLSLSGSGASIGSLLEFCSSVIGSRQMPQPGFDCAMAQTATEVSLCTDPNLARLDADIASAYASARDSGASDVLDQQREFIRNRRDCNGGFSCIRSLSQDRLDQLTRHPALLAEITRNDVGTAPTAAGALPVSALPPAAMAQDAQDITAAGALSRLRARMMLHLISERDLENERGELVFINDIYGAKTMDWAGLIEVEDTLRNRLLEGGIRAMADLQDKARGLYLPDRITMDIGAVLTPDQGAISVSFDPSGNGAITNLFDDAPVPGLSPSQVVNFAVTLTPGSPHFIRMPLDEIQDFSLPLQTSRDLLEAGLDRPVNATLQVTLELDRPLARKPLGRDGLRAKGTAVVLPSRTLSASLSLRDADIPGVQQQLHQWQFDGADTAITAPGADVDALATALGLGIDTSLGQPRYVLPTFGDDAMIDPDWRARTFAAARMKPDLASAFPGPSYASALELRWRAAAAIRLEPDLPFEIGFAQKVAFGAMTALDRAEILAPDLLPDPNISRSSKHPTAVALQAAEPDLRALIERSTPALPLPMRRYAWITLPEHDPALNGFDLSDSLAAFAQAQLTAEGTAYPGLPDGLRRQVLHMAPEEAAALLDRLETAGNGRRVLAALDHDAFPIRRDAGLGMGNQIGSMGGSQLRLQQRPHLFRALYLKEGYDGAVIEHFTFDPAASDTLPPFVHQTTAATLLGHLPEERLKSRIAPFIDREGRTHLEQTVIVTNEARRLRDLARDIHTIAFTMRMGPYRRERDGYLVSLQLADDPNPNLLDATPYPFPEIEIGDPEGFEILPISPDDLSRLAGFADPTTAEMTVLVEAPVKGVSPEDRVILGWPLQMHFGPRKQFSNRLETIAMSVPVPTPEPPTLILADADEFEVPDRLYMTPELADLLTLRLLPDLLNEASFHRMMAERLTLERDFAARAQTPPWGPFFEDPAKPFDTLALPAFVDWTRARAEALPDRLSFSLSNRHPLTGCLGLIELPPEGFQTAATMNYAALVGDHAASIAPNFGRPLQSEVPMPGQNTALIFTGRPLHTRQTRTSCRWQPEPDVARLQDSDAPFADVVLIVPDLPSLGTLGATAVAADLHADISAFRTIDLGPGPDDQPGLSAAIVLELDVNGADIWQRGNAGQPPVIGASLTPEDWQAGAAQSPSALDILGMSIGMTETDFLTQARTHLGQPGVFRTLPASDPGLYSTAVGLAKPDGSDRLLAILQQTAEGPEVAALMRTALYPIGQVTTGALMDALKQKYGTPSHESLDHGAGRIAFGAPPQDLDPMGVCGRYHLDHSPRHISWEAIDTTGFEVGSSASQPNIWKEFGWPTETTAIPESFANRGLPHCGPMVVAWIRELPTERRLQLTIWSLDLPSALARQENAPDPEPEAVPEIKL; via the coding sequence ATGTTCAAGATTCTGGCCCGGTTAATTCCCATTTCCCTGCTCACCTGTTCAATCTCGGCTTCCGCCAGCCTGGCGCAGCCGCAAAACGGCTGGACCGTCTCGCGGCAAGATGACCTTGGGCTGGTGACAGCCGACGCGCACGTCGCCGGTTCCAGCATCCTTTCCATGCGATGCCTCCGGCCGGACAGCACCGCGAGCCTGGCCATGACGGATCATGTTACCGGCCCGGGAGAGATCAACCTGCTCCTGGCCGCAGATGCACGCGAAGCTTCCGTCACCGCCGATCAGACCTTCGCCTTGATTGTCGATGACCGGCGCGTGCTGAACCTGCCCATGCGCCATGACGGGAGCTCCAACATCCTGCACGCCACCCTGTTGCTGAGCGCGCCGATGTTCTCGAGCCTGCAACAAGGCAGCGAGCTTCAGATCCAGAGCGGGATCAGGGGGCTGGGCAACCGGGTCCTTTCGCTCTCCGGGTCAGGTGCCAGCATCGGGTCCTTGTTGGAATTCTGCAGCAGCGTAATCGGCTCGCGTCAAATGCCGCAGCCGGGCTTCGACTGCGCGATGGCTCAGACCGCGACCGAAGTATCGCTGTGCACCGATCCGAACCTCGCCCGTCTGGATGCCGATATCGCCTCTGCCTATGCATCGGCCCGGGACAGCGGCGCATCCGACGTGCTCGACCAGCAAAGAGAATTCATTCGCAATCGCAGGGACTGCAACGGCGGATTTTCCTGTATCCGGTCGCTTTCCCAGGACCGCCTGGATCAACTGACGCGCCACCCCGCGCTTCTTGCCGAAATCACGCGGAACGATGTCGGCACAGCGCCAACTGCGGCGGGCGCGCTTCCCGTCTCTGCGCTGCCCCCGGCGGCAATGGCGCAGGACGCACAAGACATCACAGCCGCGGGCGCGCTTTCCCGTCTTCGCGCCCGCATGATGCTGCACCTGATTTCGGAACGCGATCTCGAAAATGAACGCGGCGAGCTGGTGTTCATAAACGATATCTACGGGGCGAAGACCATGGACTGGGCCGGGCTGATCGAGGTTGAGGATACCTTGCGCAACCGGCTCCTTGAAGGGGGCATCCGGGCAATGGCGGATCTTCAGGACAAGGCGCGCGGGCTGTATCTGCCGGATCGGATCACCATGGATATCGGCGCGGTCCTGACCCCGGACCAAGGCGCCATATCCGTCTCGTTTGACCCCTCGGGGAACGGAGCGATCACCAATCTTTTCGATGATGCCCCCGTCCCCGGATTGTCCCCGAGTCAGGTCGTCAACTTCGCGGTGACGCTGACGCCCGGATCACCGCACTTCATCCGGATGCCCCTGGACGAAATTCAGGACTTCTCCCTGCCCCTGCAGACGTCACGAGACCTTCTGGAGGCAGGACTGGATCGTCCGGTGAACGCCACCCTGCAGGTCACGCTCGAACTGGATCGCCCGCTTGCCCGCAAACCGCTCGGCCGGGACGGCCTGCGGGCGAAGGGCACCGCCGTCGTGCTGCCTTCCCGGACCCTGTCGGCCAGCCTGTCGCTGCGCGACGCTGATATTCCCGGCGTGCAACAGCAGCTTCATCAATGGCAATTCGACGGTGCGGACACGGCGATAACCGCACCCGGTGCCGATGTCGATGCACTGGCCACAGCACTTGGCCTTGGCATTGATACCTCGCTGGGGCAGCCGCGCTACGTTCTGCCGACTTTCGGGGACGACGCCATGATTGATCCCGATTGGCGGGCTCGGACCTTTGCCGCCGCGCGCATGAAACCCGACCTGGCTTCTGCCTTTCCGGGGCCAAGCTACGCCAGCGCGCTCGAACTGCGGTGGAGGGCCGCCGCGGCAATTCGGCTGGAACCGGATCTGCCATTCGAGATCGGCTTCGCGCAGAAAGTCGCTTTCGGGGCGATGACAGCCCTGGACCGGGCCGAGATATTGGCACCGGACCTGCTGCCTGATCCAAACATCAGCAGATCTTCCAAGCACCCGACAGCCGTTGCCTTGCAGGCCGCGGAACCGGACCTGCGCGCATTGATCGAAAGAAGCACACCGGCATTGCCATTGCCCATGCGGCGCTATGCCTGGATCACGCTTCCTGAACATGACCCCGCGTTGAACGGGTTCGACCTCTCCGACAGCCTCGCGGCATTCGCGCAGGCCCAATTGACGGCCGAGGGAACGGCCTATCCGGGGCTGCCCGACGGGCTGCGCCGACAGGTATTGCACATGGCCCCGGAGGAAGCCGCCGCCTTGCTGGATCGGCTGGAAACGGCGGGCAACGGCAGGCGCGTCCTTGCGGCGCTCGACCATGACGCATTCCCGATCCGGCGGGACGCAGGGCTTGGCATGGGCAACCAGATCGGAAGCATGGGCGGCTCTCAACTCAGGCTTCAGCAACGGCCTCACCTGTTCCGGGCGCTCTATCTGAAGGAAGGCTACGACGGCGCCGTGATCGAACACTTCACCTTTGATCCTGCTGCCTCGGATACCCTGCCGCCCTTCGTCCACCAGACAACGGCTGCCACCCTTCTGGGCCACCTGCCCGAAGAGCGCCTCAAATCCCGTATTGCGCCCTTCATCGACCGCGAAGGACGCACGCACCTTGAGCAAACCGTCATTGTCACCAATGAAGCCCGCCGTCTTCGGGACCTGGCCCGCGACATCCACACGATTGCGTTTACCATGCGCATGGGACCCTATCGCCGTGAACGCGACGGCTATCTAGTCAGCTTGCAACTGGCCGATGATCCGAACCCCAACCTGCTGGATGCGACCCCCTACCCTTTTCCCGAGATAGAGATCGGTGACCCTGAAGGGTTCGAGATCCTGCCGATCTCTCCCGATGACCTGTCGCGCCTTGCCGGGTTCGCGGACCCCACGACCGCAGAGATGACCGTCCTTGTCGAAGCGCCGGTCAAGGGGGTGTCACCCGAGGACCGGGTGATCCTGGGCTGGCCCCTGCAGATGCATTTCGGTCCCCGGAAACAGTTCAGCAATCGCCTTGAAACGATCGCCATGTCTGTTCCCGTACCAACGCCGGAACCCCCGACGCTCATTCTGGCAGACGCCGATGAATTCGAGGTGCCGGACCGGCTGTACATGACGCCCGAACTGGCCGACTTGCTGACCCTGCGCCTTTTGCCGGACCTGCTGAACGAAGCGAGCTTCCATCGCATGATGGCAGAGCGCCTGACGCTGGAACGCGATTTCGCCGCACGCGCTCAGACACCCCCCTGGGGGCCGTTCTTCGAGGATCCGGCGAAGCCGTTTGACACCCTGGCCCTGCCCGCCTTCGTCGACTGGACGCGGGCGCGGGCCGAGGCCCTGCCGGATCGGCTGAGCTTTTCGCTGTCCAACCGGCATCCGCTGACAGGGTGCCTGGGATTGATCGAACTGCCGCCCGAAGGGTTCCAGACCGCAGCGACGATGAACTATGCCGCCCTGGTCGGGGATCATGCCGCAAGCATCGCGCCGAATTTCGGCCGCCCCCTGCAGTCGGAAGTGCCCATGCCGGGCCAGAACACCGCCCTGATCTTCACGGGTCGGCCGCTGCATACCCGTCAGACACGGACGTCCTGCAGGTGGCAGCCCGAACCCGACGTCGCCAGGTTGCAGGACTCGGACGCCCCCTTTGCCGATGTGGTCCTGATCGTGCCCGACCTCCCCAGCCTTGGTACCCTTGGCGCGACGGCTGTCGCGGCAGATCTGCATGCGGATATTTCGGCCTTCCGGACCATCGATCTGGGTCCGGGACCTGACGATCAACCGGGCCTGAGCGCGGCCATCGTGCTGGAACTCGACGTGAACGGGGCGGATATCTGGCAACGCGGCAACGCGGGACAGCCACCGGTGATCGGCGCCAGCCTGACACCGGAAGACTGGCAAGCAGGCGCTGCGCAATCCCCGTCGGCACTGGACATCCTCGGCATGTCCATAGGCATGACCGAAACGGATTTCCTGACGCAGGCCCGCACGCATCTGGGGCAGCCCGGAGTATTTCGCACCTTGCCCGCCTCCGATCCGGGTCTTTATTCCACTGCGGTCGGGCTGGCAAAGCCGGACGGCTCGGATCGACTTCTGGCCATATTGCAGCAAACAGCCGAGGGTCCGGAAGTGGCCGCCCTCATGCGCACAGCGCTCTATCCGATTGGCCAGGTCACAACGGGCGCGCTCATGGATGCCCTGAAACAGAAATACGGCACGCCGTCCCACGAATCCCTGGACCACGGCGCAGGGCGTATCGCCTTTGGGGCGCCGCCACAAGATCTTGACCCCATGGGCGTCTGCGGTCGGTATCACCTTGATCACAGCCCGCGTCATATCTCTTGGGAAGCGATCGACACGACAGGATTCGAGGTCGGCAGCAGCGCCTCGCAGCCGAATATATGGAAGGAATTCGGCTGGCCTACGGAAACAACGGCCATCCCGGAATCCTTCGCCAATCGGGGTCTGCCCCATTGTGGCCCCATGGTGGTGGCCTGGATACGGGAATTGCCCACCGAGCGCAGGCTGCAACTGACGATCTGGTCGCTTGACCTGCCTTCGGCCCTGGCGAGGCAGGAAAATGCCCCGGACCCTGAACCGGAAGCCGTGCCGGAAATCAAACTGTAA
- a CDS encoding FadR/GntR family transcriptional regulator, translating into MSLSSTPTNNRERLHVTVQATLEDRILGGDLKVGDKLESESRIAQEFGVSTRSVREAIQALETKGLVQRRHGGNTTVVRQDVNEFIGSLAVTVRQQLAGDPDYLRELIQARQMIETEVIDLLVARDSPVDEAIEKALAGMRTARDKGDFDGFVNADAAFHLALVRCSGNRILAIMYENFANLISDMIQVSSRVPTKSLDEAYTEHEEIFARIRDHNGPGAKDLMRDQIARSGDYLRIAIEKEMEDKNV; encoded by the coding sequence ATGAGCTTGTCTTCCACGCCGACCAACAACCGGGAACGTCTGCACGTCACCGTGCAGGCCACGTTGGAGGATCGCATCCTTGGCGGGGACCTGAAGGTGGGGGACAAACTGGAATCCGAAAGCCGGATCGCGCAGGAATTCGGCGTCTCGACACGGTCCGTCCGCGAGGCGATCCAGGCGCTGGAAACCAAGGGGCTTGTGCAGCGGCGACACGGCGGCAACACGACCGTCGTGCGTCAGGACGTGAACGAATTCATCGGGTCCCTGGCCGTTACCGTGCGCCAGCAACTGGCCGGCGACCCCGATTACCTGCGCGAACTGATCCAGGCCCGCCAGATGATCGAAACCGAGGTGATCGACCTGCTTGTCGCCCGCGACAGCCCGGTCGACGAGGCGATCGAAAAGGCCCTGGCCGGGATGCGCACCGCGCGTGACAAGGGCGACTTCGACGGGTTCGTCAATGCCGACGCGGCCTTTCACCTGGCCCTCGTGCGGTGCTCCGGCAATCGTATCCTCGCCATCATGTACGAAAATTTCGCCAACCTGATCAGTGACATGATCCAGGTGTCCAGCCGGGTGCCCACCAAGTCGCTGGACGAGGCCTATACCGAACACGAAGAGATCTTTGCCCGCATTCGCGACCACAACGGTCCGGGCGCCAAGGATCTCATGCGCGATCAGATCGCGCGGTCCGGGGACTACCTTCGGATCGCGATCGAGAAGGAAATGGAGGACAAGAATGTTTGA
- a CDS encoding SDR family oxidoreductase, which produces MIDFFSVEGKVAVVTGGLGQLGSQFTKQLAENGAKVAIFARRDRTKDEVEAQFPGLSDRIRVYKSDVRDKDSLIEATDRVIADWETPHILINNAGIDSKPDGDADQNAPFEVYPKKYWDDVIDTNLTGCMLCSQVIGTKMAEAGRGSIIMVGSMYGMVSPNQALYSYREERDGKPFIKAISYAASKSGLLNMTRYLATYWAKKGVRVNLVTFGGVKTGSFDKEFIDAFLERVPMGRQAELEEFGPIVQFLGSDASSYMTGANLVLDGGFTSW; this is translated from the coding sequence ATGATCGATTTCTTCTCTGTCGAGGGCAAGGTGGCCGTGGTCACGGGCGGCCTCGGGCAGCTTGGCAGCCAGTTCACGAAGCAGTTGGCCGAAAACGGTGCCAAGGTGGCGATCTTCGCGCGGCGCGACCGCACGAAGGACGAGGTCGAGGCCCAGTTCCCCGGCCTGTCCGACCGCATCCGCGTCTACAAGTCCGACGTGCGCGACAAGGACAGTCTGATCGAGGCCACCGACCGCGTGATCGCCGACTGGGAAACCCCGCATATCCTGATCAACAACGCCGGCATCGATTCCAAGCCCGATGGCGACGCGGATCAGAATGCCCCGTTCGAGGTCTACCCGAAGAAATACTGGGACGATGTGATCGACACCAACCTGACCGGCTGCATGCTGTGTTCGCAGGTGATCGGCACGAAGATGGCCGAGGCCGGGCGCGGATCCATCATCATGGTCGGCTCGATGTACGGCATGGTCTCGCCCAATCAGGCGCTCTATTCCTACCGCGAGGAACGCGACGGGAAGCCCTTCATCAAGGCGATCTCCTATGCGGCGTCGAAATCCGGCCTGCTGAACATGACCCGCTACCTTGCGACCTATTGGGCCAAGAAGGGCGTGCGGGTGAACCTTGTGACCTTCGGCGGGGTCAAGACCGGTTCCTTCGACAAGGAATTCATCGATGCCTTCCTGGAACGCGTGCCCATGGGCCGTCAGGCCGAGCTCGAGGAATTCGGGCCGATCGTGCAGTTCCTCGGCTCTGACGCCTCGAGCTACATGACCGGGGCGAACCTGGTGCTCGACGGCGGCTTTACAAGCTGGTGA
- a CDS encoding tripartite tricarboxylate transporter TctB family protein, whose amino-acid sequence MRIADRLFGPLLAAFGLLVIWGARGLPKVPGVRFGADLLPMGVGIALVLFGTVILIGGLRVPAAFLDLDDWKGRGRDSLAALWAFAGLLLGIFLFEPLGFPLFGILFMAVLMALMGARWPVIAVVSPGFILLLYYVFSGLLRVSLPVGPLEGILP is encoded by the coding sequence ATGAGGATCGCAGACCGTCTTTTCGGCCCGCTGCTGGCCGCCTTCGGGTTGCTTGTCATCTGGGGCGCCAGGGGCCTGCCAAAGGTGCCCGGAGTCCGCTTTGGCGCCGACCTGTTGCCCATGGGGGTCGGGATCGCCCTGGTGCTGTTTGGCACGGTGATCCTGATCGGCGGGCTGAGAGTGCCAGCGGCATTTCTGGATCTCGATGACTGGAAGGGGCGGGGGCGTGACAGCCTCGCGGCGCTGTGGGCCTTCGCCGGGCTGCTGCTGGGGATCTTCCTGTTTGAACCGCTCGGCTTTCCGCTGTTCGGCATCCTGTTCATGGCCGTGCTTATGGCGCTGATGGGGGCCCGCTGGCCCGTCATCGCAGTGGTCTCGCCCGGTTTCATCCTGCTGCTTTACTACGTCTTCTCAGGCCTGCTGCGTGTCTCCTTGCCCGTCGGCCCGCTGGAAGGGATCCTGCCATGA
- a CDS encoding RraA family protein, with the protein MFDYSYSQIEEDAIARLKNWYSGDVHDSMEALGLWGFLEGISLFGTLAPGAVIVGPAVTVQFEPSDRKGEPQDVYHNAIDNAPPGSVMVVEAACADGSCSGELMSTGAKTAGLAATVVNSTVRDIAQVRDLGYPLFGTHPSPVGITGKKEPKKSQVPVIFGKTTVNPGDIIFGDIDGVVAIPREHLIAVADQADHLGADEASARDRILAGEKLQAVWPV; encoded by the coding sequence ATGTTTGATTACAGCTACAGCCAGATCGAAGAAGACGCCATCGCGCGCCTGAAGAACTGGTACTCGGGCGATGTGCACGACAGCATGGAGGCGCTCGGTCTATGGGGGTTCCTGGAAGGTATCTCGCTTTTCGGAACGCTGGCGCCGGGGGCCGTGATCGTCGGCCCCGCCGTGACGGTCCAATTCGAACCCTCGGATCGCAAGGGTGAACCCCAGGACGTCTATCACAACGCCATCGACAACGCCCCGCCCGGATCTGTCATGGTCGTCGAGGCCGCCTGCGCCGATGGAAGCTGCTCCGGCGAACTGATGAGCACCGGCGCCAAGACGGCCGGCCTGGCGGCAACGGTGGTCAATTCGACCGTGCGGGACATCGCGCAGGTCCGCGACCTGGGGTACCCGCTGTTCGGCACGCACCCAAGCCCCGTCGGGATTACCGGCAAGAAGGAACCGAAGAAAAGCCAGGTGCCCGTCATCTTTGGCAAGACGACGGTAAACCCCGGCGACATCATCTTTGGGGACATCGACGGCGTGGTCGCCATTCCGCGCGAACACCTGATCGCCGTCGCGGATCAGGCCGACCATCTTGGAGCCGACGAAGCCTCTGCCCGCGACCGCATCCTTGCGGGAGAAAAGCTTCAGGCGGTCTGGCCCGTCTGA
- a CDS encoding Bug family tripartite tricarboxylate transporter substrate binding protein: MLKDVIKSGRRVFCATGIALIATAGAAMADWPEKAVTVIVPWSAGGGTDATARAVASELEEIFGQPFNVVNRTGGGGLVGHSAIANADADGYTLGVITIESTMYAAQGLAGVTPEDFTYVGRFNADPIAINIAADAPYGDAKGLIGAMEEDPMSIAASGANRGGLSHLAWLGLLEQLGIPADHVNWVASDGSAPALQQLASGAIDVVSTSPAEAHSLVDAGEAKTVALISSERSSLYPDLPTTTEIFGTDWSPLPFRAVAGPKGIPDEVVSKVEAALKEITEDPDFVSMMSSRGFSVAYQDAATFEQTVKSSAAGLTGAMKSAGLSQ; this comes from the coding sequence ATGCTTAAAGATGTCATCAAGTCCGGTCGCCGGGTCTTTTGCGCGACGGGTATCGCCCTGATCGCCACTGCGGGCGCTGCCATGGCGGACTGGCCCGAAAAGGCAGTCACTGTCATTGTACCCTGGTCGGCGGGCGGGGGAACCGATGCGACGGCGCGGGCCGTTGCATCGGAGCTGGAAGAGATCTTCGGTCAGCCCTTCAACGTCGTGAACCGTACCGGCGGCGGCGGTCTGGTGGGGCATTCGGCCATCGCCAATGCCGATGCCGATGGCTACACGCTTGGCGTCATCACCATCGAAAGCACCATGTATGCGGCGCAGGGCCTTGCGGGCGTCACGCCGGAGGACTTCACCTATGTCGGCCGCTTCAACGCCGATCCCATCGCGATCAACATCGCCGCCGACGCGCCCTATGGCGATGCCAAGGGCCTGATCGGCGCGATGGAAGAGGATCCGATGTCCATCGCGGCCTCGGGGGCCAACCGGGGTGGCCTGTCGCATCTGGCCTGGCTCGGCTTGCTGGAACAGTTGGGTATCCCGGCGGATCATGTGAACTGGGTCGCCTCGGATGGCTCTGCCCCCGCGTTGCAGCAACTGGCCTCCGGCGCGATTGACGTGGTTTCGACCTCGCCGGCCGAAGCGCATTCGCTGGTAGATGCGGGCGAGGCCAAGACCGTCGCCCTGATTTCTTCCGAGCGCAGCTCCCTCTATCCCGATCTGCCGACCACGACCGAAATCTTCGGCACCGACTGGTCGCCGCTGCCCTTCCGTGCTGTCGCCGGCCCCAAGGGGATCCCGGACGAGGTCGTTTCCAAGGTCGAAGCGGCCCTGAAGGAAATCACCGAAGATCCCGATTTCGTCTCGATGATGTCCTCGCGCGGGTTCTCGGTCGCTTACCAGGATGCCGCCACCTTCGAGCAGACGGTGAAATCTTCGGCCGCAGGGCTGACGGGCGCGATGAAAAGCGCCGGATTGAGCCAGTAA
- a CDS encoding tripartite tricarboxylate transporter permease, with translation MSFATLSEALSLVLQGHVLLAILGGAVYGLFIGALPGLTATMATALLVPLTFYMAPLPAIALIVSSTAMAITAGDIPGALLRIPGTPASAAYTEESYAMTRKGEAVRALSIGFFFSATGGLIGAMVLLITGPALARLSLNFSSFEFFWLALLGLLTCALVSGASPVKGAVSLAIGLLIATVGLDVTSGQPRFTFGSVELSGGISFIPVMIGMFAFSEILRGLSNAGTGDLPQASPGSGKQRPYQGIWPLLKKYPLSLLRGTALGSSLGALPGVGGDLAAWIAYGVSSRFSKTPEKFGKGHPEGLIEATSANNAGLSSAWIPALVFGIPGDAVTAIAVGVLYMKGVSPGPRLFVENPTMPTAIIMSFFVANLLLFPLGYIAIRCARLVLAVPRNVIVPMILVCCFLGSYAINNTLFGVAIMLIAGLVGYVMERNNFPIAPVILGLVLGPVLERNFIMSMQISRGNLMGFFDRPVACVLGIFVIGVIALTIFNSLRKLARSPGKGDAQNAFKP, from the coding sequence ATGAGCTTCGCCACCCTTTCCGAAGCCCTGTCGCTGGTTCTTCAGGGGCATGTGCTGTTGGCGATCCTTGGCGGGGCCGTCTACGGCCTGTTCATCGGGGCGCTGCCGGGGCTGACGGCGACCATGGCCACGGCGCTGCTGGTGCCGCTGACCTTCTACATGGCGCCGCTGCCGGCCATCGCGCTGATCGTGTCGTCCACGGCGATGGCGATCACCGCCGGAGACATCCCGGGGGCCTTGCTGCGCATTCCCGGTACACCTGCCTCGGCGGCCTATACCGAGGAAAGCTATGCCATGACCCGCAAAGGCGAAGCGGTGCGGGCACTGTCCATCGGCTTCTTCTTCTCGGCCACAGGCGGGCTGATCGGGGCGATGGTGCTGCTGATCACCGGCCCGGCGCTGGCCCGGCTGTCGCTCAACTTTTCGAGCTTCGAGTTCTTCTGGCTCGCGCTGCTCGGCCTGCTGACCTGCGCGCTGGTCTCGGGCGCAAGCCCGGTGAAGGGCGCCGTGTCGCTGGCGATAGGCTTGTTGATCGCGACCGTCGGGCTGGATGTGACCAGCGGCCAGCCACGGTTCACCTTCGGCTCGGTCGAGCTGTCGGGCGGCATCAGCTTCATCCCCGTGATGATCGGCATGTTCGCCTTTTCCGAAATCCTGCGCGGCCTGTCGAACGCCGGTACGGGCGACCTGCCTCAGGCCAGCCCCGGCAGCGGTAAACAGCGTCCCTACCAGGGCATCTGGCCCCTGCTGAAGAAATACCCCCTCAGCCTGCTGCGCGGAACGGCATTGGGATCATCGCTTGGCGCGCTGCCCGGCGTGGGCGGGGACCTTGCGGCCTGGATCGCCTACGGCGTCTCGTCGCGGTTTTCCAAGACGCCGGAGAAGTTCGGCAAGGGCCACCCCGAGGGCCTGATCGAGGCCACATCGGCCAATAACGCCGGCCTGTCATCGGCCTGGATCCCGGCGCTGGTCTTCGGCATTCCTGGCGATGCGGTGACGGCCATCGCGGTCGGTGTCCTCTACATGAAGGGCGTGTCCCCCGGTCCGCGCCTGTTCGTCGAGAACCCGACGATGCCCACGGCCATCATCATGAGCTTCTTTGTCGCCAACCTGCTGCTGTTCCCGCTTGGCTACATCGCGATCCGCTGCGCCCGGCTGGTGCTGGCCGTGCCGCGCAACGTCATCGTGCCGATGATCCTGGTCTGCTGCTTCCTCGGTTCCTACGCGATCAACAACACCCTGTTCGGGGTCGCCATCATGCTGATCGCGGGCCTGGTCGGCTACGTGATGGAGCGCAACAACTTCCCCATCGCCCCAGTGATCCTGGGGCTGGTGCTGGGCCCGGTGCTGGAGCGGAACTTCATCATGTCGATGCAGATCTCGCGCGGCAACCTGATGGGCTTCTTCGACCGGCCGGTGGCCTGTGTGCTCGGCATCTTCGTGATCGGGGTGATCGCCCTGACCATCTTCAACTCCCTGCGCAAGCTGGCCCGGTCTCCGGGCAAGGGCGACGCGCAGAACGCATTCAAACCGTAA